The nucleotide window CCAGCAGCTTGAGCATGTCCTCCCGGGACAGCACGCGCCCTTCATAGAGCTCCACAGGGCGCGCATACACCCGTGCCGGCAGCTGCCACACATGGGCATCGAAACGCTGGCGTACCATGGCATCCAGATACGCCATGCCCGCCGCCCCGATAACCAGCAGGACCAGCGACACCTTGGCCACAAAGGCCCAGCTGAACCAACGACGATTCGCCACTTTTTTCTTGCGCGCAGGTGCTTTCTTGCGCGGTGATTGCCCCCGCGATCGTGCCGGGGTCTTTTTCGTGTTTTTAGCCATGGGGACGGAGTATAGAGAAAATTGTGGGCGTTTTATGAGTCTATTCAGAGTGCGGGATGCCCAATATGTTCCGCATCGATGCGGGACAGGTTTTGCAACTGGCTCGCGGCGGCCCATAATAGCCGCCCTTGCCCGCCCACAACGCGAATTGGAGCACCCATGACCAAGAAATATGACGTTTATGCCCTTGGCAATGCACTGGTAGATACCGAAATCGAGGTCAGCGACGCTTTTCTGGAGCGCATGAACGTGGGCAAGGGAGTCATGACCTTGGTGGACGAGGCCCGTCAAGCCGAACTACTGACCGCTCTGGCCGAAGAAGCAGAGCCGCGTAAACAGACCAGTGGCGGCTCTGCCTGTAACACCGTCGTTGCCACTCGCTATTTCGGTGGTACCAGCTACTACGCCTGCAAAGTGGCCAGCGATGCCACCGGCGATATTTTTGTCAACGACCTGACCGCCGCCGGTGTGGACACCAATATGAACGGCAACCGTGTCAGCGGCGTGTCCGGGAAGTGCCTGGTCATGCTCACCCCGGATGCGGAACGTACCATGAATACTTATCTGGGCATTTCCAGCGAAGTGTCCGTGCAGGATCTGGATGAAGCCGCCATTGCCGACAGTCACTATGTCTATCTGGAAGGCTATCTGGTCAGTGGCGACAGCTCCCGAGCCGCCACGGTCAAACTTCGCCAGCTGGCAGAAAAGCACGGCGTGAAAACCTCGCTGACCTTTTCCGATCCCGCCATGGTCCAGTTTTTCAAGGATGGCCTCATCGAAATGCTCGGTGACGGTGTCGACCTGCTGTTCTGCAACGAGGCAGAAGCCACAAGCTTCACTGACACCAACAGTGTGGACGAGGCTCTGCAAGCCCTGAAAGCGGTGTGCCGCTCTGCGGTGATCACTCTGGGCGCCAGGGGCGCTCTGGTGTGGGACGGTACCGACACCCATCAAATCGAACCGGTGGCCGTCGACGCTGTGGATAGCAACGGCGCAGGCGACCTCTTTGCCGGCGCCTTCCTGTATGCCATTACCCACGGCCACGACTTCGCCACCGCAGGAAAACTGGCATCGGTGTCCTCAGCAAAATTGGTCACCCGGTTCGGCCCGCGCCTGCCGGCCGAAGATCATCTCGACATTCGCAAAACGGTTCTGGGCGAATAACTCACTGACTACTACCGCCCTAAAGAAAGCAGCACGGAAAAGACCATGGAACACATTTGCAACCTGGACGATATCGAGCACGAAAGCGCCCGGGAGTTTCAGAAAGACGGCCAGCCCATTCTGGTGGCCAAGTTCGACGGACAGATTCACGCCTACATCAACTGGTGCCCGCACCTGGGCATCGAGCTGAATTTCATGCCGGACGAATTCATGGATAGCGACAAGCAGTTCATCATGTGCGCCAACCATGGCGCCCTGTTTGAAGTGCAGACAGGTCACTGCCTGTCAGGCCCCTGCCTGGGCGACAAGCTGGTGCCTGTGCCAGTCGAAGTGCGCGGCGAGCAGGTCTGGCTGGGCGAGGTTCCGGAGCCCGCGTAATTTGGCTGGACGCCGGAGTCCGAAAGCCCCACGCTGACAACGCCAACCCTGAGGCCAATCCATGTCCCACCCCTTTGACGATCTCACCCCGGACTTCATGCTCGATGCGGTGGATGGCGCGGGCTTCCTCAGCGACGGCCGACTGCTGCAGCTGAACAGCTTTGAAAACCGGGTCTATCAGGTGGGCCAGGAAGAAGGCCCGCCAGTGATTGTGAAGTTCTACCGCCCGCAGCGCTGGAGCGACGAGCAGATTCTGGAGGAGCACGCCTTCAGCCTGTTTCTGGTTGAGCGGGATCTGCCCGTAGTAGCACCAGAAGTACGCGATGGCATCAGCCTGTTTCATTGCGACGGGTTTTCCTTTGCCGTATTTCGCCGTGCCGGCGGCCATGCTCCGGAACTGGCCAACGACAGCCACCTGGAACAGCTGGGCCGAACCCTGGCTCGCTGGCATGCCTGTGGCAGCGACCGCCCCTACCAGCAGCGCCCAACCCTCGATGCCGTCGACGACATTCGTACCGCCAGCACCTTTCTGATCAACGATGTGGTCGACCTCAACTACCGGGGCCAGTATCGCGATCTGATCGGGCAGCTACTGGAAGCCATCGAACAACGCCTGGCGGACCTGAACTTTCCCCTGCTGAACGTTCACGGTGACTGCCACACCGGCAACATCCTGTGGCGAGATGACAGCCCCCACTTCGTGGACCTGGACGACAGCCTGCGCGCGCCAGCCATGCAGGACCTGTGGATGCTGCTATCAGGAGAAGATGACGAACAACAGCATCAACTGCGCGTGCTCGCCAAAGGCTACGACACTTTTCTGCCTTTTCCCTGGGAACAGAAAGCCCTGATCGAGCCCCTGCGCATCCGCCGCATGGTCTGCTACGACGCCTGGCTGGCCCGCCGCTGGGACGACCCGGCCTTCCCTCCGGCCTTCCCCTGGTTTGAATCCATGAATTACTGGAGCGGCCAACTCAACCTGCTTCAACAGCAGCTGCGGGACATGCAATCGCGATAGCACACCCTGAAGTTGTTAACAGAGCCCCTGGCGATCCCTTCAAAACATTACCATTGGTTACTTTTTAACCTCACTCACAGGTCTATATTAATTCTTATGCCGGAGAAGGATTCTCTGGCGCTACTTTCGCCCGCACGATGGACTCAGGGGGATATGCCAATGAACGCAGGGATGCCGTTACTCATTGCCACAGGAACCGTTCTGGTGGCTGCCGCACTCACCGGCTGTGGTGGCGGAGGGGGAAGCAGTGGTGGAGGGGGCGGCACCAGCAGTTCAACCCCGCCACCGCCAAGCTTCAACTTCAAGGCGGCGACCGTGGTCATTGGCCAGGCCGACTTCACCAGCGGCAGCCCCAATCAGGGAGGGGGCGTTGACGCCAATACCATCAACGACCCCTACGGCAGTCCCGCGTATCACAACGGCATCCTCTATCTGCCCGACACCGGCAATAACCGTATTCTTGGATTCAATTCGCTCCCCACGACCAACAATGTCACTGCGGATTTCGCCCTGGGCCAGGGCGGTCTGAGTAGCAACACCGCTGGCATCAGCGCCAGTGCACTGGATGCACCCCAATCTCCAGCTATCGACAACGGCCTGCTTTTCATCAGCGATTTTTTCAATAATCGCGCACTGGGCTATAACCCTGTGCCTTCCAGCGGACCCGCTTCGGCTGACTTTGCACTGGGTCAGGCCGATGTCACTAGTAATGCAGCGGCCTGTTCGCAGAGCGGTATCACCGAGCCGGAAACGCTATCAGCGGCGGGCGGCAAGCTGGTCGTTGCCGACACGGGCAACAGTCGCGTGTTGATCTGGAATGACACCTCCACCCTGACCGATGGCAGCCAGGCCAGTCTGGTGCTGGGGCAGAACGGTTTTACCACCTGCGAAGCCAATGATGACAATCAGGATGGCAACCCGGATGCCACCCCCACCAACAGGACAATGGCATTCCCCACCGGGGTGTGGACCGATGGCAGTAGATTGGTGGTGCTGGATTCCGACAATAATCGGGCACTGATCTGGAACACGTTCCCGAGCAGCAATTTTGCCCCTGCCGATCTGGTGCTAGGCCAGGCGGACTTCGCCGGCAACACGGCCAACGACGATAATCAGGACGGCAGCCCTGACGCCGGCGCCAGCGGCCGCACGCTGAATTACCCCTATGATGGCGTCGACTCCGATGGCACCCGCCTGGTCATTGCCGATTCCGACAACCACCGAGTGCTGATCTGGAACCAGTTCCCAACGTCTGATTTCGAGCCTGCGGACGAAGTCATTGGCCAGGCTGATTTCGTCAACAATCGGCCTAATGACAGTGATCAAGATGGCCTGGTGGATGCCCAGCCTTCAGCACAAACGCTGTACGAACCTACCGGCGTAAAGATTATTGATGCACAAACACTGATCGTGGGTGACCGTCAGAACAACCGCTTCCTGATTTTCCGCAAGTAGCGTTACCGCAACGGTCAAAGCAGAATCGGAACAGCCTGAGTCAGGGTAAATTCCTGCCCTGACATGGCCGTTTTCCAGGCCAGCACTTCCACTCCTTCCTGAGCGGCTTCTCGCAATAGTTCGCCATAACGCACATCAATTTCGTCCGCGGGCCGGGCAGCCATCGCCCCGCTGTGCTGAACGCAGAATACCAGCACGGCGCGCTTGCCGGACGCCACCACCTCCATCAGGGTCTTGAGGTGTTTCTGGCCACGCTCAGTGACCGAATCCGGGAAGGCAATCACCCCATCGTCGGCCTCCTCCGGGCCGGGCCCCAGGGTCACGTTTTTCACCTCGATAAAGGTATGCGGGTCGGCTCGGTCGCCCAGCGCCAGATCAAAACGGCTGTCGCCATATTTCACCTCACGCTCGACACCATCCTCAGGCGCCAACGAAGGAATGCGCGCCGCGCGAACCGCCTCTTCGACCAGTGCATTGGTGCGGCTGGTGTTCACTCCCGCCCAGTGCCCGTGGGCCACCTGCAGCGCCTCAAGGGTATGACGATACTTGCGTTTGGGATTGCCGCTGTCGGAAATCAACGCCTGTTGGGGTACGCCCAGCACGCAGTTCTTCATGGAACCTGTATTCGGGCAGTGCACGGTAATCTCCGAGCCGTCAGCCCGAACCACATCCGCCATGAAGCGTTTGTAGCGACGCAGGAGGGTCACCGTTTCCAGTGGCGGATCAAACTTCACAGCGACTCCAGATAATGCTCGATACGATGCAGAGCCTCGCTCAGTCGAGACTCCGAACAGGTATAGGCAAGGCGCACGTAACGACGGTGGTCATGCCCTTGGCCAAAATCCAGCCCCGGCGTCATGGCGACCCCGGCCTTCTCCAACAAATCCGCACAAAAAGCAAAACTGTCATCGGTCCAGGCGCTCACGTCGGCATACAGATAAAAGGCACCATCTCCACGGGATACCACTGGCACCTTGAGATGGGCCAGACCATTGAGCAGGCACTGACGACGACGAGCCAGCAGCTGGTGGCGCTGCTCCAGAATACTGAGCGAGGCTTCTTCCAGTGCTGCCATGGCGCCGTATTGTGCCGGTGTCGATGGCGCCAGATACAGGTTCTGTGCCAGCCGCTCAATGGCCGGCACCAGCGCCGGTGGCGCCACCAGCCAGCCAAGGCGCCAGCCAGTCATGCAGAAGTACTTGCTGAAACTGTTAATGACAACCACATCATCGGTCACCGCCAGCACCGAACTGGCGGGCTGGCCGTAGCACAACCCCTGATAGATCTCGTCTACCAGCAAAGTACCTCCCTTGCCTTTGACTGCGACAGCCATCCTGGCCAGGATTTCAGTGGGGAGCATATTGCCGGTGGGATTGTCCGGGCTGGCGACCATGGCGACCCGGGTATTGGGCTGCCATGCCTCCATTAATTTCTCTTCAGACAGGCTGAATTGATTGTCCGCAGAAAGCACCAGCGGTTGCACCTCGCCCCCCACCAGGCGCACAAACTGGCGATTGCAGGGGTAGCCCGGGTCTGGCATCAGCACACCATCGCCAGGATTGATCAGTGCCGCCAGCGCCAATTGCAGGGCGCCGGACGCCCCCGGCGTCACCACCACCTGCCCCGGAGATACTGCCGCACCGAAGCGGTCCCGGTAGTCCGCTGCAATGGCTTCACGCAAAGCGGGTAGACCCGCAGCAGGCGTGTAGCCAGTCTGACCATGGGCCATGGCATCACGGATGGCATCCATTACCGGTTCCGGGGTTGCGAAATCCGGCTCCCCCACTTCCAGATGAATAACGTCGCGGCCCTGGGCGGCAAGTTGCTGGGCACGCTCCAGCAGAGCCATCACATGAAAAGGCGGCACTTCACTGGCGTATCGGGACAATTGGCTCATAGCAAGTTTCCTCTTCCATGCACTGCCGGCATGGCTATAATCGGCCAGATTTTCATCAATCAGGCTCC belongs to Alcanivorax sediminis and includes:
- a CDS encoding adenosine kinase, which translates into the protein MTKKYDVYALGNALVDTEIEVSDAFLERMNVGKGVMTLVDEARQAELLTALAEEAEPRKQTSGGSACNTVVATRYFGGTSYYACKVASDATGDIFVNDLTAAGVDTNMNGNRVSGVSGKCLVMLTPDAERTMNTYLGISSEVSVQDLDEAAIADSHYVYLEGYLVSGDSSRAATVKLRQLAEKHGVKTSLTFSDPAMVQFFKDGLIEMLGDGVDLLFCNEAEATSFTDTNSVDEALQALKAVCRSAVITLGARGALVWDGTDTHQIEPVAVDAVDSNGAGDLFAGAFLYAITHGHDFATAGKLASVSSAKLVTRFGPRLPAEDHLDIRKTVLGE
- a CDS encoding Rieske (2Fe-2S) protein, which encodes MEHICNLDDIEHESAREFQKDGQPILVAKFDGQIHAYINWCPHLGIELNFMPDEFMDSDKQFIMCANHGALFEVQTGHCLSGPCLGDKLVPVPVEVRGEQVWLGEVPEPA
- a CDS encoding serine/threonine protein kinase; translation: MSHPFDDLTPDFMLDAVDGAGFLSDGRLLQLNSFENRVYQVGQEEGPPVIVKFYRPQRWSDEQILEEHAFSLFLVERDLPVVAPEVRDGISLFHCDGFSFAVFRRAGGHAPELANDSHLEQLGRTLARWHACGSDRPYQQRPTLDAVDDIRTASTFLINDVVDLNYRGQYRDLIGQLLEAIEQRLADLNFPLLNVHGDCHTGNILWRDDSPHFVDLDDSLRAPAMQDLWMLLSGEDDEQQHQLRVLAKGYDTFLPFPWEQKALIEPLRIRRMVCYDAWLARRWDDPAFPPAFPWFESMNYWSGQLNLLQQQLRDMQSR
- a CDS encoding NHL repeat-containing protein, whose product is MNAGMPLLIATGTVLVAAALTGCGGGGGSSGGGGGTSSSTPPPPSFNFKAATVVIGQADFTSGSPNQGGGVDANTINDPYGSPAYHNGILYLPDTGNNRILGFNSLPTTNNVTADFALGQGGLSSNTAGISASALDAPQSPAIDNGLLFISDFFNNRALGYNPVPSSGPASADFALGQADVTSNAAACSQSGITEPETLSAAGGKLVVADTGNSRVLIWNDTSTLTDGSQASLVLGQNGFTTCEANDDNQDGNPDATPTNRTMAFPTGVWTDGSRLVVLDSDNNRALIWNTFPSSNFAPADLVLGQADFAGNTANDDNQDGSPDAGASGRTLNYPYDGVDSDGTRLVIADSDNHRVLIWNQFPTSDFEPADEVIGQADFVNNRPNDSDQDGLVDAQPSAQTLYEPTGVKIIDAQTLIVGDRQNNRFLIFRK
- the sfsA gene encoding DNA/RNA nuclease SfsA produces the protein MKFDPPLETVTLLRRYKRFMADVVRADGSEITVHCPNTGSMKNCVLGVPQQALISDSGNPKRKYRHTLEALQVAHGHWAGVNTSRTNALVEEAVRAARIPSLAPEDGVEREVKYGDSRFDLALGDRADPHTFIEVKNVTLGPGPEEADDGVIAFPDSVTERGQKHLKTLMEVVASGKRAVLVFCVQHSGAMAARPADEIDVRYGELLREAAQEGVEVLAWKTAMSGQEFTLTQAVPILL
- a CDS encoding aminotransferase class I/II-fold pyridoxal phosphate-dependent enzyme, encoding MSQLSRYASEVPPFHVMALLERAQQLAAQGRDVIHLEVGEPDFATPEPVMDAIRDAMAHGQTGYTPAAGLPALREAIAADYRDRFGAAVSPGQVVVTPGASGALQLALAALINPGDGVLMPDPGYPCNRQFVRLVGGEVQPLVLSADNQFSLSEEKLMEAWQPNTRVAMVASPDNPTGNMLPTEILARMAVAVKGKGGTLLVDEIYQGLCYGQPASSVLAVTDDVVVINSFSKYFCMTGWRLGWLVAPPALVPAIERLAQNLYLAPSTPAQYGAMAALEEASLSILEQRHQLLARRRQCLLNGLAHLKVPVVSRGDGAFYLYADVSAWTDDSFAFCADLLEKAGVAMTPGLDFGQGHDHRRYVRLAYTCSESRLSEALHRIEHYLESL